The genomic segment GCTGGGGCTGGAGGATATAATCAGCCACCCCTTCATTCATCGGAGCATCGTTAAGTATTGTAACATAATCCCCGCCCGTACGCCTCTTGAGACGATCGGGAATACCATAGCCGTAACGTACATGGCCGTTTCCGGCGAGGATAACCATATCCCGCCCCGTGGCCTGATAGTAGTCTGCCGCAGTTTCGGCCATGGTTTCCTCCCAGAGGAGTTGTGCCTGGAGAAAATATTCAAAGTTGCGGCTCTCCTTATGTATGGAGAATATGTGCTCAAGGAAATCTCTGTGATCACTGTTCGAGTAGTCTATCTCCCTGGGGAGCTGCTCCCTTTCTTCATCCGTAAGCGATTCCAGGCCATTTCTCGAGACCTTGGCGGTTATGGCGTTGCTTATATTAAGTGCTATTACAGGTATACTGTTTTCCTTTGCATAATCCAGTATCGGCTTATACAGGTTGAAGTCAAAGCGCCAGCGTGAGAAGTATTCGGTTCTCTCCAGCATTGTTCTCTCGTCGATCCTGCCTGCGATGTAGTCATCCAGAACATCCTGGAATTCCCTGTGGAACATCTCCATGCCGATGGCTATATCACCCTTTCTGTCGTGCAGTGCCTTTATCATAATCAACTGGTTTGCATGGTGGGAGAACTCGTCGTGCTTCTCGCCGATGAACACAAACGGAGCATCCTTCATAGTTCGGGCAATATCGGAAACGCTTAACACACTCTCCACCTTAACCCCCTGCTTTTCCCTTCGCAGTTCTTCAATAATACCGTTCTCAGCTGTTTCAACACGCTTCAGGATATTCTCCCCCATATTGAAGGCTAACCCCGCATAACGGCCGTAGTGCCTCAGTTTGCCAGCCGCACGCTCAACCTCTTCTGCGCTCATGGCGGAAGCATGGGCAACAACCCCCTTCTCCATGAAAGGGTGGGGATATACGTTAAAGACGAAACCGGCCTCGATCCTCCCCCGTTCGCCAAGATACTCCTTAGCGGAAACTCCGGCGAAGAGGATCGTGTTCTGCCTGAACATCTCGTCCGTAAGTTCATCGGGCTGTATCACCTTACCGTCGAACAGTTCAATGAGTGCGGCGTATTTATCCGCATCCCCGGTTACTATTATCCTCGAATCCGCCCCCATAAACCGTGCTGTAGTGGGGGGCGTCTCGGCAGGGAGGAGTATGCGGGGGGCATCAAAGGATGGATCAACAGCCAGCTCCACAGGCTCCTCTTCTGTTATAAACGAGTATGTCGCATTATCAGAATCGAGATAAACGCTCCTTTCCTCGATACCATTAACGGTCCTAATGCTAACGGGAAGATGTATGGGAAGCTGTGCTCCTCCCCTTGTGAGGCGCAGTTTAGTTTCAAACCCTTCCGGAACCATGCCGACCTTCGCACCATGAAGGCTTAACTCCGGCATACCCTTTACCTCAAGCCATCTGCCTGCCACCAGTTTTAGCTCCCTGGCGGAAGATCTCTCAAGGGCATGTATCAGGTCATCCCATGATGCCTCATTACCCGTATTCTCACGAATAAAAAGGCGCAGGCCATCGTAGAAGGACTGCTCACCGAGCATATTCCTTAGCATGTGTAAAAACATCATCGACTTGCCATAGCCGACGGAGGAGGTCTTCTTGCCGTGTCTCGCTCTGAACTCCCTCAGTGATATCTCATCTTCGGAGCGAACATAGGAATCGAACCCGGCAAGGGTCATCCTACGGTACTCCTTATCCTCTCCGCTGCTCTCACGGTAAAGGTGATCCGAGAGAAGTGTAACAAGCCCCTCGGCCCAGTTACCAGTTTCGTAATCTATACCCACAGCACCCCCGAACCACTGGTGCAGAACCTCATGACCAAGGGAGTAGTCCAGTATAAAAGGGTATGGTATGAGCTGTTTTCCGATCATCGTATAGCCGTCAAAGGCATAGCCTGCGGGATAAGGAACCTCCACAACCTTGAACTCCTCATAGGGATAGGGAGTCAGGAGCTTGGAATAAAGCTCGATGTATTCCGCAGAGGCTTCAAGATACTTATCCGCATGTTCCATATTACTGTCGGAGAAAAGAACGGAGATACGAACACCCCCCGCATCGATACTCTTCTCATTGAGTGTATCGAAATACTCTGCCATAGCCTTTTTTGCCTTTTCATTGTGGCCGAAAGCTTTTAGAAGTTCCGGATCCGCCCCGAAGGCTGTGGCCGAAACAAACATAAGCAGAATAATAATATATCTCATGGTTCCCCCTTTTTTCATTAATGACATATGAAGACCTGACAAGTTTCTCAAAAAAGATCCCCTGAGGCCGGAAATATGTTGAAATCCTACTAAAAATGTAACATTCTTATGAGAATATTAAAGGGCTTAACGTTTATTTATCAGAGGATTTGCTATA from the Limisalsivibrio acetivorans genome contains:
- a CDS encoding ChaN family lipoprotein; this translates as MRYIIILLMFVSATAFGADPELLKAFGHNEKAKKAMAEYFDTLNEKSIDAGGVRISVLFSDSNMEHADKYLEASAEYIELYSKLLTPYPYEEFKVVEVPYPAGYAFDGYTMIGKQLIPYPFILDYSLGHEVLHQWFGGAVGIDYETGNWAEGLVTLLSDHLYRESSGEDKEYRRMTLAGFDSYVRSEDEISLREFRARHGKKTSSVGYGKSMMFLHMLRNMLGEQSFYDGLRLFIRENTGNEASWDDLIHALERSSARELKLVAGRWLEVKGMPELSLHGAKVGMVPEGFETKLRLTRGGAQLPIHLPVSIRTVNGIEERSVYLDSDNATYSFITEEEPVELAVDPSFDAPRILLPAETPPTTARFMGADSRIIVTGDADKYAALIELFDGKVIQPDELTDEMFRQNTILFAGVSAKEYLGERGRIEAGFVFNVYPHPFMEKGVVAHASAMSAEEVERAAGKLRHYGRYAGLAFNMGENILKRVETAENGIIEELRREKQGVKVESVLSVSDIARTMKDAPFVFIGEKHDEFSHHANQLIMIKALHDRKGDIAIGMEMFHREFQDVLDDYIAGRIDERTMLERTEYFSRWRFDFNLYKPILDYAKENSIPVIALNISNAITAKVSRNGLESLTDEEREQLPREIDYSNSDHRDFLEHIFSIHKESRNFEYFLQAQLLWEETMAETAADYYQATGRDMVILAGNGHVRYGYGIPDRLKRRTGGDYVTILNDAPMNEGVADYILQPQPLDGEKAPKIGVSILTAEGVEVIKVFDDTPAIRGGVEKGDVIVGIDGQDVEELEDLKLALFYMEKGMDITLDVLRDGERLTLELTL